The Staphylococcus simiae genome includes the window TAAACAACTCAGGAGGAAAAAGAATTTGGTTCAACACGACTTTAAAGTAACAACCATGTGGTCAGGCGGACGTAATAATGTAGGTAAAGTAAATGGAGATATCTTAAGCGAGCAAATATCTATACCTTCTTCCCTAGGCGGTATTGGTAAAGGAACTAATCCTGACGAGATGTTAGTTGCAGCAGCATCATCTTGTTACATTATCTCCCTTGCAGCTACATTAGAACGCGCTAAATTTGAAAATGTCACGATTGAACTCGAGTCAATTGGTACTGCAACATTTATAAATGGTAAGTTTGCTATGGAAAGCATCAACCATTATCCAAAAATTCAAATTGATAACAAAGATTTCGAGCGCTTGACTGAAAGATTACCAAAATTGTTACAAATTGCAGATCATAATTGCATGATTTCAAATTCAGTCCGTAATAACGTTAAAATCAACATTTCGCCTACTATTACAACATAAATATAGTTAAACAGAAGCATCATTTACGTAATTTTTATTTCTAAATCATGCTTCTGTTTATTTTTCCTCTTTTAAATTGTCAGAAAATTTGCTAAAATAAAAAAATCTTATTTTTAGGAGGACTACCTATGTATTATCATCATTCTTTATTACTGACACCTGGCCCAACACCTGTTCCTGATCACATTATGAAAGAAATTCAATCTCCAATGGTCGGTCATCGTTCAAGTGACTTTGAAGATATTGCTGAAGAGGCATTTCATGGTCTTAAACCAATATTTGGAAGTCAAAACGATGTACTCATATTAACTTCTAGTGGGACGAGTGTACTTGAAGCTAGCATGTTAAATATCATTAATCCTGATGATCACTTTGTTATTATTGTTTCTGGTGCATTTGGTAATCGTTTCAAGCAAATTGCACAAACATATTATAAAAATGTACACATTTACGATGTTGAATGGGGTAAAGCTGTAAATGTTGAGGAATTTATAACTTATTTAAAATCTCTCAACGTAACAATCTCAGCTGTTTTTAGTCAATTTTGTGAAACTTCAACTACAGTTTTACATCCTATTCACGATTTAGGCAATGCTATTCATCATTATAATAGTGACATATTTTTTGTCGTTGATGGTGTGAGTTGTATAGGTGCAGTTGATGTTGATTTAGCCAAAGATAAAATTGATGTGTTAGTATCAGGAAGTCAAAAAGCCATCATGTTACCTCCTGGATTAGCTTTTGTTGCTTATAATCAACGTGCAAAAGATCGTTTCCAACAAGTGACAACACCACGATTTTATTTAGATTTAAATAAATATATTTCTTCTCAAGTAGCACACTCAACACCTTTCACACCAAATGTTGCTTTATTTAGAGGGGTTAATGCTTATGTAGAATCAGTTAAAACGGAAGGCTTTAATCATGTTATTGAACGTCACTATGCCATCAGAAATGCGTTACGCCAGGCATTAAAAGCACTTAACTTAGACTTATTAGTAAATGATCATGATGCTTCACCTACTGTTACTGCTTTTATTCCTAAAGATAAAGAAGAAGTAAATCATATCAAAAACCAACTTAAACAACGTTTTAATATCACTATTGCTGGTGGACAAGGTCATTTAAAAGGACATATTTTAAGAATTGGTCATATGGGACAAGTTAGTCCATTTGACATATTATCAGTTGTAGCTGCATTAGAAATTATCCTATCTGATTACCGACAAGTTAGCTTAATTGGACAAGGAACTGCAAAATTTATGGAGGTTATTCACAATGAAATTTAATGTTTTAGTTGCTGATCCAATTTCTCAAGACGGTATAAAAAGTTTATTATCTCATGAGCAATTTAACGTTGATATTAACACTGGTCTTAGTGAAGATGAGTTAATTACGATTATTCCAGATTATCATGCACTAATTGTACGTAGTCAAACTACCGTTACACCTAATATTATCAATGCTGCTGATCACCTAAAAGTTATTGCACGCGCAGGTGTTGGCGTTGATAATATTAATATTGAAAGTGCAACTTTAAAAGGTATTTTAGTTATCAATGCACCAGATGGTAATACGATTTCAGCTACCGAGCATTCTATGGCTATGTTATTATCTATGGCTAGAAACATTCCTCAAGCACATCAATCTTTAAAAAATAAAAAATGGGAACGCAATCAATTTAAAGGTACAGAACTTTATCATAAAACATTAGGCATTATTGGTGCCGGAAGAATTGGTTTAGGTGTTGCTAAAAGAGCAAAAAGCTTCGGTATGAATATATTAGCTTTTGATCCTTATTTAACAGAAGATAAAGCTAAACAATTAAATATTACGAAAGCTTCTATTGATACCATTGCACAACAAGCTGACTTTGTAACACTACATACGCCACTTACCCCTAAAACAAAAGGTATTATAAATGAAGATTTCTTTGCTCAAGCTAAACCTAATTTACAAATTATTAACGTTGCACGTGGCGGTATTATTGATGAGCAAGCATTAATTAACGCACTTGATAAAGGACAAATTAGTCGTGCTGCCATTGATGTTTTTGAACATGAACCAGCTACTGATTCACCATTAGTCAGCCATGATAAAATAATTGTAACTCCCCATTTAGGTGCGTCTACGATCGAAGCACAAGAAAAAGTAGCAGTATCTGTATCCAATGAAATTATAGATATTTTAATCAATGGTACTGTTACACATGCAGTTAATGCACCAAAAATGGATTTAAGCAATGTTGATGATACGATTAAATCATTTATTGATTTGAGTCATACAGTCGGTGAATTAGCAATACAATTCCTTCATAATGCTCCTAGTACTATTAAAATTACGTATGGTGGAGAAATCGCAACTATAGACAACAGTCTATTAACTAGAACGATTATTGCAAGTATTCTAAAAGAAGATCTAGGTTCTGAAGTTAATATTATCAATGCTTTATTATTATTAAATAAACAAGATGTAACCTATAATATTGAAAATAATAAATCAGAAACAGGATTTAGTAATTATTTAGAAGTTGAATTGATTAACGATACTGATACTGTAAAAGTTGGTGCCTCAGTGTTTGCAGGTTTTGGATCTCGTATTGTACGTATTAATGATTTTTCTGTAGATTTAAAACCAAACCAATACCAAATTATTTCCTATCATAATGACATTCCAGGTATGGTTGGTAAAACTGGTGAATTATTAGGAAAACATCACATTAATATTGCCTCTATGACATTAGGTAGAACACAAGAAGGTGGCGATGCTTTGATGATTTTATCGGTTGATCAACCTGTCTCACAACATATTATTGATGAACTTAAACAACTGGGTGATTATAATCAAATATTTACCACTGAATTAACTGCCGTGCACTAAAGATTAGCACGTTTTAACTGCAATCACTAAAAGTTTTTCATAAATATTAAATTAAAACATACTAAAATTAGCCGTGAACGAATCTATGATGATAGATTTATTCACGGCTATTTATTATAGTTGTAGAGACTGGGACAAAATATTTCACTCTTAAATTCAAGCATTTGACAGTAACTGTCTGATTTGTAAAATGTTGATAAATCACCATTTTGAAAACCTAGTCAGTCTTGCCGGGGTGGGAGGGACCCGTCATAGAGAAATATAGGGATTACAATTGGTTTGAAAAAGGTTTACAGTTTATTAATTCATAATAAACTGCATAAGATTTTCTAGCTATTAAAATAGCAGAAACTCTAACAATTGCATAGGGACCCATCACAGAGAAACTGTACTTACAGTTTCTACAAACAATGCAGGTTGGGCAAAAGCTACTAAAAATTAAAATCTAAGTAGCTTTAAATGTGCAAGACGGGCATCTAAGAAATAAATTTTATATAAAATTTATTTCTGTCCCACTCCCTTTAGCTATTTATAATAATATATTACGGATATCTCCAATGTGATCAACGATATAATTTGCATTATGGTCTTCTAATTCTTGTCTTGCTTGTTGTCCTTTTAAACCAGTTAAAGTACCAATAAATGTTGCACCTATCGTTTGAGCACTCAATAAATCTGCTAATGAATCTCCAACAATGTATACATCACTTTTAGCAACAATTTGATGCTGTTGTAAAGCATATTCCTCATAATTCTGTTCTACATTCCCTTTTAATGCTGCAATATAACTAAATGGATTAGGCTTACCAAGTGGTCTATATTGTGGATATAATTCCTCAGCTTTTAAAACATCAGTCGCTGTTGCAATATGTCGCTTATCAAAATAATTTAATAATCCTAATGTTTCAAATGGCACAATAGTTTCAGTATAAGGTCTACCAGTGGCAATCCCTAATGAATATCCACCATTAATTAAATCTTCAAGTAATTGTTTTACCTCTGCAATTGGTCTTAAGATTACTTCTTGATATATAAAACCTTTTTTAAAATCTGTTTTACTAGCCTTTTGTTCAACTTCACTAAACAATGTCGTTCCTAAATACCATTCTTGATACACTTCCTGTGCTAACACCCATAATTTTCCTTTTAAACTAAATAACTTAGTATGTTTAATATTTAACCGCTGTGCCGCAAACTGTTCTAAAGCTTGATATATATTACTTTTACCACTATGTACTTGGCTTAAAAACTGTAACGGTTGTTGATAATCAAGAACAACATCATTGTTAAGCAATTGCCCTATATGTTGAAGTGTATTATCATCAAAGTTATGTTGTTCAATATAATAATCAATATCTTGTTGATTTAGTGTAGTTAATAGTTCAATAAAATGAATACAAAAAACTATAAATAACATATCCCAGTTAGAATTTAAACCTAATGATTTGAGTTTATTTAAAATTGTATCATTTAA containing:
- a CDS encoding SACOL1771 family peroxiredoxin, whose product is MVQHDFKVTTMWSGGRNNVGKVNGDILSEQISIPSSLGGIGKGTNPDEMLVAAASSCYIISLAATLERAKFENVTIELESIGTATFINGKFAMESINHYPKIQIDNKDFERLTERLPKLLQIADHNCMISNSVRNNVKINISPTITT
- a CDS encoding pyridoxal-phosphate-dependent aminotransferase family protein, with the protein product MYYHHSLLLTPGPTPVPDHIMKEIQSPMVGHRSSDFEDIAEEAFHGLKPIFGSQNDVLILTSSGTSVLEASMLNIINPDDHFVIIVSGAFGNRFKQIAQTYYKNVHIYDVEWGKAVNVEEFITYLKSLNVTISAVFSQFCETSTTVLHPIHDLGNAIHHYNSDIFFVVDGVSCIGAVDVDLAKDKIDVLVSGSQKAIMLPPGLAFVAYNQRAKDRFQQVTTPRFYLDLNKYISSQVAHSTPFTPNVALFRGVNAYVESVKTEGFNHVIERHYAIRNALRQALKALNLDLLVNDHDASPTVTAFIPKDKEEVNHIKNQLKQRFNITIAGGQGHLKGHILRIGHMGQVSPFDILSVVAALEIILSDYRQVSLIGQGTAKFMEVIHNEI
- the serA gene encoding phosphoglycerate dehydrogenase; amino-acid sequence: MKFNVLVADPISQDGIKSLLSHEQFNVDINTGLSEDELITIIPDYHALIVRSQTTVTPNIINAADHLKVIARAGVGVDNINIESATLKGILVINAPDGNTISATEHSMAMLLSMARNIPQAHQSLKNKKWERNQFKGTELYHKTLGIIGAGRIGLGVAKRAKSFGMNILAFDPYLTEDKAKQLNITKASIDTIAQQADFVTLHTPLTPKTKGIINEDFFAQAKPNLQIINVARGGIIDEQALINALDKGQISRAAIDVFEHEPATDSPLVSHDKIIVTPHLGASTIEAQEKVAVSVSNEIIDILINGTVTHAVNAPKMDLSNVDDTIKSFIDLSHTVGELAIQFLHNAPSTIKITYGGEIATIDNSLLTRTIIASILKEDLGSEVNIINALLLLNKQDVTYNIENNKSETGFSNYLEVELINDTDTVKVGASVFAGFGSRIVRINDFSVDLKPNQYQIISYHNDIPGMVGKTGELLGKHHINIASMTLGRTQEGGDALMILSVDQPVSQHIIDELKQLGDYNQIFTTELTAVH
- a CDS encoding HAD family hydrolase, coding for MATILFDVDGVFLSEERCFDVSALTVYELLMDKAYLGLAHSQNLATISNQQITEIREQIFLNDTILNKLKSLGLNSNWDMLFIVFCIHFIELLTTLNQQDIDYYIEQHNFDDNTLQHIGQLLNNDVVLDYQQPLQFLSQVHSGKSNIYQALEQFAAQRLNIKHTKLFSLKGKLWVLAQEVYQEWYLGTTLFSEVEQKASKTDFKKGFIYQEVILRPIAEVKQLLEDLINGGYSLGIATGRPYTETIVPFETLGLLNYFDKRHIATATDVLKAEELYPQYRPLGKPNPFSYIAALKGNVEQNYEEYALQQHQIVAKSDVYIVGDSLADLLSAQTIGATFIGTLTGLKGQQARQELEDHNANYIVDHIGDIRNILL